A single genomic interval of Rubripirellula reticaptiva harbors:
- a CDS encoding S9 family peptidase, with protein sequence MKPILKHVIFFAAFALNCAWFTEVRGQDLNWQDESAERLRAIYDRNEFRVPNVEPEWLPDSSGYKLRETDSKTHKPVVALYDANSGTRSVVEDTDTTSLLSPDGKHVVKIRNRKVFVHDVDGDKKVQLTEDVGDRDISYRDLRWSPSGNYVSFVEVDNTDVKQRSVLVPGDPSYPGVAQHRFARVGGTLASLRVGVTAAGGGIVRWLPIDVPDEGFYLGQVDWISDSDELLVETMSRFRDKREFWIASVNGTLNRIYSEVNDAWAVGSHGINSGAEWIRDGEAFVFISEKDGWRHAWLLSRDGKTETKLTPGEFDLIDRAQIDEAGGWYYFYASPDNATQKYLYRVPLDGSGTLQRITPADQPGTHEYTISPDAKWATHTYSTLNDPPVVDLVELPDHKVVRVLDDHSELREKYQQMVTHPTEFVQIDIGDGVMMDASLTKPRDFDESKKYPVFVYVYGEPYLQTVLDKWGAAQIDFLRVVADNGYITVSIDNRGTAAPKGAAWRRSIFGSLGPLSTEEQAAGIQKLAEMKPYVDLDRVGIWGWSGGGSNTLNAMFRKPEVYHVGIAVVPKPQPWLYNAWFQEIYMRTREVNADGYERSAPINFAEGLKGKLLIVTGSGETNTHIQIIEGLVDRLIELGKPFDYMVYPNRDHGLREGPGTVVHVRMLILRYLIENLPPGPR encoded by the coding sequence ATGAAACCGATCTTAAAGCACGTCATTTTCTTTGCAGCCTTTGCGCTGAACTGCGCCTGGTTCACCGAAGTTCGGGGCCAGGATCTGAACTGGCAGGACGAATCCGCCGAGAGGCTGCGCGCGATTTACGATCGCAACGAGTTTCGCGTTCCGAACGTTGAACCCGAGTGGCTTCCGGACAGCTCTGGGTACAAGCTTCGCGAAACTGATTCGAAGACACACAAGCCCGTTGTCGCTCTCTACGATGCCAACTCGGGAACTCGCAGCGTTGTCGAGGACACCGATACGACAAGCCTACTGTCACCCGACGGTAAGCATGTTGTGAAAATACGTAATCGCAAAGTCTTTGTGCACGATGTCGATGGTGACAAGAAAGTCCAATTGACCGAAGACGTCGGCGATCGCGATATCTCGTATCGCGACCTGCGTTGGAGTCCGAGTGGAAATTACGTATCGTTTGTGGAAGTTGATAACACCGACGTCAAACAACGATCGGTTCTAGTTCCGGGCGATCCGTCTTACCCCGGTGTCGCACAGCATCGGTTTGCCAGAGTCGGCGGAACGTTGGCATCACTTCGTGTTGGCGTGACCGCCGCTGGCGGAGGAATAGTCCGTTGGCTGCCAATCGATGTTCCTGACGAAGGCTTTTATCTGGGACAGGTCGATTGGATCAGCGATTCCGATGAATTGTTGGTAGAAACGATGAGTCGTTTCCGTGACAAACGCGAATTCTGGATCGCTTCGGTTAACGGAACACTCAATCGCATTTACAGCGAGGTCAATGATGCCTGGGCCGTTGGCAGCCACGGTATCAACTCGGGCGCCGAGTGGATTCGCGATGGCGAAGCCTTCGTCTTCATTAGCGAGAAGGACGGGTGGCGACACGCGTGGTTGCTCTCCCGCGATGGAAAGACCGAAACGAAGCTCACCCCAGGTGAATTCGATCTGATCGATCGAGCCCAAATCGATGAAGCTGGCGGTTGGTACTACTTCTATGCCTCTCCCGACAACGCGACACAAAAGTATCTCTACCGAGTTCCGTTGGATGGTAGCGGTACCCTGCAGCGTATCACGCCGGCGGACCAACCCGGCACGCACGAATACACAATTTCACCCGATGCGAAGTGGGCGACCCACACCTATTCGACTTTGAACGATCCTCCTGTGGTGGATCTTGTTGAGTTGCCTGATCACAAAGTGGTTCGCGTGCTGGACGATCACAGCGAGCTTCGTGAGAAATATCAGCAGATGGTCACTCACCCAACCGAGTTCGTACAGATCGACATCGGCGACGGGGTGATGATGGATGCATCTCTCACGAAACCACGTGACTTTGACGAGTCGAAGAAGTACCCCGTTTTCGTCTATGTTTACGGCGAACCCTACTTGCAAACGGTTCTCGATAAATGGGGTGCCGCGCAGATTGATTTTCTTCGTGTCGTCGCGGACAACGGATACATAACGGTGTCCATCGATAACCGTGGCACGGCGGCACCCAAAGGTGCGGCATGGCGACGTTCGATCTTCGGCAGCCTTGGCCCGTTGTCCACCGAAGAACAGGCTGCCGGTATCCAGAAGCTGGCGGAAATGAAACCGTACGTCGATCTGGACCGAGTTGGTATCTGGGGTTGGAGCGGTGGTGGTTCCAACACGCTCAATGCCATGTTCCGAAAACCGGAGGTCTACCACGTTGGCATCGCCGTGGTGCCCAAGCCACAACCCTGGCTCTACAACGCGTGGTTCCAGGAAATCTACATGCGAACTCGCGAAGTCAACGCAGATGGATACGAGCGGTCGGCGCCGATTAACTTTGCCGAGGGTCTCAAAGGTAAACTGTTGATCGTCACCGGTTCCGGCGAAACGAACACGCACATTCAAATCATCGAAGGGCTCGTGGATCGGTTGATCGAACTGGGCAAGCCGTTTGATTACATGGTGTACCCGAACCGTGACCATGGACTTCGAGAAGGGCCGGGAACGGTCGTTCACGTGCGAATGCTGATTCTGCGATATCTGATCGAGAATCTACCACCCGGACCACGGTAG
- a CDS encoding ThuA domain-containing protein translates to MFTILIKTMAAITFACAPQTQPLGEYWGTGEEESAYYELVDVPLPKELAIEAGSFEVMPDKKSLAIATRRGDIFVADGVFDEHPEPKFHKFAEGLDEIFGLAYRDGSFIVTQQAEVSRITDVDGDERADQFDTISDAWGFGNYHEFAFGSKPDADGNVWVALCLTKSYHSDEPFRGWCLKITPEGKVIPICSGIRSPCGVGPNEHGVMFYAESQGPWNGSCSLKVLEPGGFMGHPISFNWYELAPEMGPVPVQPNTPSRLEVERKRVEQLVPYAVVFPYIRMGRSISGFQVDRTGGKFGPFSNQIFIGDFSLGVVMRATTEKVNGVWQGACYPFREGFDTGLLAVQFTPDGSLIAGGTNRGWPVRGPKAYAIQRLDWTGLMPFEIKEIKAKPQGFEMAFTKPVDRDIAAQPQTYQLKTFTHMYRQAYGSPEVDQTEPKVSAVSVAEDAMSVVIEVDGLVQGHVHDFFLPDMRSSDDDKLLHANAYYTLNEIPKTDSEQKLPSEDSGQSKPWLHFKGGDGPGKGKHVVLIAAEQEYRSEQSMPMLAKVLAKRHGFDCTVLFSVNENGEVDPTLPAPFKDKEKRHSIPGLEKLSDADCLIWMSRFMHLPDDQMKHFHDYFDSGKPIIALRTANHGFQLGKDYVVDNRTVGLRELLGGAFSGHHGGWHRESTLGILVDDQQTHPILTGVDEIWGTSDVYRCHTDKHPFPEDCTALVLGQPLVNLQPGAPPNTKKEPLPIAWTKTWKGNLDRSSRIFHFTMGSAEDFANEGVRRLTVNAVYWGLGREADIDANRSVEFVGEYKPLAGGFNYEKLGVQPRKPAFYK, encoded by the coding sequence ATGTTCACGATTTTAATAAAGACGATGGCCGCGATCACGTTTGCGTGTGCTCCTCAGACTCAGCCGCTCGGTGAGTACTGGGGAACCGGTGAAGAAGAGTCCGCATACTACGAACTGGTCGACGTTCCGCTGCCGAAGGAGCTTGCGATCGAAGCGGGCAGCTTTGAAGTCATGCCTGACAAGAAGTCGTTGGCAATCGCGACTCGGCGCGGTGACATCTTCGTCGCCGATGGTGTGTTTGACGAACACCCGGAACCGAAATTCCACAAGTTCGCCGAAGGTCTCGACGAAATTTTCGGGCTCGCCTATCGCGACGGTTCTTTCATCGTCACTCAGCAAGCCGAAGTGAGCCGAATCACAGATGTCGATGGCGACGAACGAGCCGACCAGTTCGACACGATCAGCGATGCCTGGGGATTTGGGAACTACCACGAGTTTGCTTTCGGTTCCAAGCCGGATGCCGATGGGAACGTATGGGTCGCACTTTGCTTGACGAAGTCTTATCACTCCGACGAACCGTTTCGCGGTTGGTGCTTGAAGATCACTCCCGAAGGCAAAGTGATTCCCATATGCAGCGGCATTCGCAGCCCCTGCGGCGTCGGCCCCAACGAACATGGCGTGATGTTCTATGCAGAGAGCCAGGGTCCGTGGAACGGATCGTGCAGTTTGAAAGTGTTAGAGCCAGGTGGGTTCATGGGCCATCCAATCAGTTTCAATTGGTACGAACTAGCACCTGAAATGGGACCAGTTCCGGTACAGCCAAACACGCCCTCACGGTTGGAGGTCGAACGCAAAAGAGTCGAACAGCTTGTGCCGTACGCAGTCGTCTTTCCTTATATCAGGATGGGCCGTTCGATTTCTGGTTTTCAAGTCGATCGTACCGGCGGAAAGTTTGGGCCGTTTTCCAATCAGATCTTCATCGGCGACTTTAGTTTAGGAGTCGTCATGCGGGCGACGACCGAAAAAGTCAACGGTGTCTGGCAAGGTGCGTGTTATCCATTTCGCGAAGGATTCGATACTGGACTGCTGGCCGTTCAGTTCACTCCGGACGGAAGTCTGATCGCCGGAGGAACCAATCGTGGCTGGCCGGTTCGAGGACCGAAAGCCTATGCCATCCAGCGACTCGACTGGACCGGGTTGATGCCGTTCGAGATCAAAGAGATCAAGGCAAAGCCGCAAGGTTTCGAGATGGCGTTTACAAAGCCTGTCGATCGCGACATCGCTGCGCAGCCGCAGACTTATCAACTAAAAACATTCACCCACATGTATCGGCAAGCCTACGGCAGTCCGGAAGTCGATCAGACCGAACCCAAAGTGTCGGCGGTCAGTGTGGCCGAGGATGCCATGAGTGTGGTGATCGAAGTGGATGGATTGGTTCAAGGTCATGTGCATGATTTCTTCTTGCCTGACATGCGGTCCAGCGATGACGACAAATTGCTGCACGCGAATGCGTACTACACGCTGAACGAAATCCCCAAGACTGATTCAGAACAGAAGCTTCCTTCTGAAGATTCAGGTCAGTCGAAACCGTGGTTGCATTTCAAGGGTGGCGATGGCCCTGGAAAAGGAAAGCATGTCGTTCTGATCGCTGCTGAACAGGAATACCGTAGCGAACAGTCGATGCCAATGTTGGCCAAGGTGCTTGCCAAGCGTCATGGATTCGATTGCACGGTTCTGTTTTCCGTCAACGAGAACGGCGAGGTTGACCCCACGCTGCCGGCCCCGTTCAAAGATAAGGAAAAGCGTCACTCGATTCCTGGTCTCGAAAAACTCTCAGACGCCGACTGTTTGATTTGGATGTCTCGGTTCATGCATTTGCCGGACGACCAAATGAAGCACTTTCATGACTACTTTGATTCGGGAAAACCGATCATAGCGCTGCGCACCGCCAATCACGGCTTTCAGCTTGGGAAAGATTACGTGGTCGACAATCGTACCGTCGGCTTACGAGAACTTCTTGGCGGTGCATTCTCGGGGCATCACGGCGGTTGGCATCGTGAGTCCACGCTGGGCATCCTGGTTGACGATCAGCAGACACATCCAATTCTGACGGGCGTCGACGAGATCTGGGGCACGTCCGACGTTTACCGCTGCCACACAGACAAGCATCCGTTTCCTGAAGACTGCACGGCACTGGTTCTTGGACAACCGCTGGTCAACCTGCAGCCGGGCGCACCGCCAAATACAAAGAAAGAACCACTGCCGATCGCTTGGACGAAAACCTGGAAGGGCAATCTGGATCGGTCCTCAAGAATCTTTCACTTCACAATGGGATCAGCTGAAGACTTCGCCAACGAAGGCGTTCGGCGGCTAACGGTGAACGCTGTGTACTGGGGACTCGGCAGGGAAGCGGACATCGATGCCAACCGATCGGTCGAATTCGTTGGCGAGTACAAGCCGCTTGCCGGTGGATTCAACTACGAGAAACTGGGCGTGCAGCCGCGGAAGCCGGCGTTCTACAAGTAG
- a CDS encoding c-type cytochrome: protein MTQQLKKEAPEQLVLEARESGDIVRGAILFRRENINCAKCHQPAAEKDRLAPILSELGKEVTDASLVESMLDPSKAISKGYETLSVLTMDGRVLRGLVVSQDDSTVVLRDGQNIDKLHTIPRTNIAETNPGKVSIMPSGLADQLSGRQQFLDLLRYVIDVKERGPAKATSQVQAAPTRELTSKMKGLVLIRERNCVACHESSSIHSLPAVHHGPNLKWSAQRLSPQYLAQFIADPHQTKPGTSMPSLMGQMDQTERIESAEAIVHFLLSVSGDRVRDEAGEVDHDSIESGRNVFHSVGCVACHSPRDETAVEQPLNDSVPMGEIRTKYSSQALIAFLEDPQAARPSGRMPNMQLTHREASVLASYLLQNDEMLTSVLGKPWVVDAKLADKGKQLFAKLDCAKCHADIVDSIGSSARFAKLSDVNVSKGCLASEPGNWPDFGLTEAETNNIKAGLSSGLSALDAQQTIEFTLVSLRCTACHSRDNLGGVSEQRRAHFQTTNLNLGEQGRIPPPLSGVGAKLNPKWMRDVLVNGRSIRPYMKTRMPQYGEQNVAHLVELFQASDKLSETNFATAGDPNESRKLGLKLVGDQGLNCAACHTYQYKLSDTMPAVDLTEMAQRLKKDWFYQYMLAPQKFSPNTVMPSYWPGGVALRSDIAGAPEDQIETIWQYLLEGRQARAPAGVIKEPLEIVVTNEARMLRRQYPEIGKRGIGVGYPGGVNLAYDAQQMRLATIWKGKFVDPAAAWYGQGSGNVRAMGPAIQLAKGPELFDGTKPIITDNRRPSTHQFNGYSLDKQRRPTMRYEFGSISVEDYFSEFKDDTSGQMQLRRRVTLTSSEERDQLRFRLAKSENTNSDKIKGETGASYQVGKGLTIKVVSGQVPEIADGGFLYLPLKLAPRQTQEIVIEYLWE, encoded by the coding sequence TTGACACAGCAATTGAAAAAGGAAGCTCCCGAACAACTGGTTCTCGAGGCACGTGAGTCGGGGGACATTGTTCGCGGAGCCATTCTATTTCGCCGCGAGAACATCAATTGCGCCAAGTGTCATCAACCGGCGGCTGAGAAGGATCGCCTTGCCCCGATCCTCAGCGAATTAGGAAAGGAAGTCACTGACGCGTCGCTCGTTGAATCGATGTTGGATCCATCCAAGGCGATTTCAAAGGGCTATGAAACGCTAAGTGTGCTGACTATGGACGGCCGAGTTCTCAGGGGTCTTGTCGTTAGTCAGGATGACAGCACCGTCGTACTGCGAGATGGCCAGAATATCGACAAGTTGCATACGATCCCTCGCACGAACATTGCCGAAACGAATCCTGGCAAAGTTTCCATCATGCCTAGCGGGCTAGCGGACCAATTGAGCGGTCGGCAGCAATTCCTTGATCTATTGCGGTACGTCATCGACGTCAAAGAACGCGGGCCTGCCAAAGCAACATCTCAAGTTCAAGCGGCTCCGACGCGAGAACTCACATCTAAAATGAAAGGACTGGTACTAATCCGAGAACGCAACTGTGTGGCGTGTCACGAGTCGTCTTCAATTCATTCTTTGCCGGCCGTTCATCATGGCCCCAACCTCAAGTGGTCCGCACAACGACTGAGTCCACAATACTTGGCTCAGTTCATTGCGGATCCACATCAGACCAAACCTGGAACCAGCATGCCCTCGCTGATGGGGCAGATGGATCAAACGGAACGAATCGAGTCCGCCGAAGCGATCGTTCACTTCCTGTTATCGGTCTCTGGCGATCGGGTTCGTGACGAAGCAGGCGAGGTTGATCACGATTCGATCGAAAGCGGCCGCAACGTTTTCCATTCCGTCGGATGTGTTGCCTGTCATTCACCGCGTGACGAAACCGCTGTCGAGCAACCGCTAAATGATTCCGTTCCGATGGGAGAGATCCGAACGAAATACAGTTCGCAAGCGCTTATCGCATTCCTGGAAGATCCGCAGGCGGCGCGACCTTCGGGCCGGATGCCAAACATGCAGTTAACTCATCGCGAAGCGAGCGTTCTTGCCAGCTACTTGCTTCAGAATGACGAAATGTTGACATCCGTATTGGGGAAACCGTGGGTCGTTGACGCAAAGCTTGCCGACAAAGGAAAGCAACTCTTCGCGAAGCTTGATTGTGCCAAATGCCACGCGGATATTGTCGACTCAATTGGCTCATCGGCTCGTTTTGCGAAACTGTCGGACGTGAACGTCAGCAAAGGTTGTCTGGCGAGTGAACCAGGTAATTGGCCAGACTTTGGTCTGACGGAAGCTGAAACCAATAACATCAAGGCGGGACTTAGCAGCGGACTTAGCGCGTTGGATGCTCAGCAGACGATCGAGTTCACATTGGTGTCGTTACGCTGTACCGCATGCCATAGTCGTGACAACCTTGGCGGAGTCAGCGAACAACGCCGTGCACATTTCCAAACTACCAACTTGAATCTTGGCGAACAGGGGAGAATCCCGCCGCCGCTTTCTGGTGTCGGCGCCAAGTTGAATCCGAAATGGATGCGTGATGTTTTGGTGAATGGACGATCGATTCGCCCGTACATGAAAACCCGAATGCCGCAGTATGGCGAACAGAACGTCGCACATTTGGTTGAACTGTTTCAAGCATCGGACAAACTCTCCGAAACGAATTTTGCCACTGCAGGTGATCCGAATGAGAGCCGAAAACTTGGGCTGAAGTTGGTTGGCGATCAGGGGCTTAATTGCGCTGCCTGCCACACGTACCAGTACAAGTTGTCCGACACGATGCCTGCGGTCGATCTGACGGAGATGGCACAGCGGCTCAAGAAAGATTGGTTCTACCAATACATGCTGGCTCCCCAAAAGTTCAGTCCTAACACGGTCATGCCTTCGTACTGGCCCGGCGGGGTCGCGCTCCGGTCGGACATCGCCGGTGCCCCCGAAGATCAAATCGAAACCATCTGGCAATACTTGTTGGAAGGTCGACAGGCTAGGGCTCCAGCGGGTGTCATCAAAGAGCCGCTGGAAATTGTTGTCACCAACGAAGCGAGAATGTTGCGACGCCAGTATCCGGAGATCGGCAAACGCGGCATTGGCGTTGGCTATCCGGGCGGAGTGAATTTGGCTTACGACGCACAGCAAATGCGACTGGCCACGATTTGGAAAGGCAAGTTCGTCGATCCAGCTGCGGCGTGGTATGGACAAGGCAGCGGCAATGTTCGCGCGATGGGGCCGGCCATCCAATTGGCTAAGGGGCCCGAATTGTTTGATGGAACGAAACCGATAATTACCGATAACCGCCGGCCGTCGACCCATCAGTTCAATGGCTATTCCCTAGACAAGCAGCGCCGGCCAACGATGCGATACGAGTTCGGATCGATTTCCGTCGAAGATTACTTCAGTGAATTCAAAGACGACACATCGGGGCAGATGCAGTTGCGACGGCGAGTCACGTTGACGTCGTCAGAAGAACGCGACCAGCTTCGGTTTCGCTTGGCCAAAAGTGAGAACACCAACAGTGATAAGATCAAAGGCGAAACTGGCGCCAGTTATCAAGTCGGCAAAGGACTCACGATCAAAGTTGTCTCGGGGCAGGTGCCCGAAATCGCTGACGGTGGTTTTCTTTATCTGCCGTTGAAGCTTGCCCCGCGGCAGACCCAGGAAATCGTGATCGAATACCTCTGGGAATGA